A genomic window from Salvia hispanica cultivar TCC Black 2014 chromosome 5, UniMelb_Shisp_WGS_1.0, whole genome shotgun sequence includes:
- the LOC125190199 gene encoding CBL-interacting protein kinase 2-like, translated as METKENILMKKYEVGRMLGQGAFAKVYHGRNVRTGQSVAIKVIDKQKIVKVELINQIKREISIMNMVRHKNIMHLEEVMATKTKIYFVMEYAKGGELFKRIIKRRFKEETARTYFRQLICAVDFCHNRGVYHRDLKPENLLLDEDGNLKVSDFGLSTLAESKRQDDLLHTTCGTPAYVSPEVISRKGYDGAKSDIWSCGVILFVMLAGHLPFHCRNLMDMYRKIAKGIYKCPTWFSSEVKRLLSKILDPNPKTRISIARIMEHPWFKKGLTPTHPVANEANMDSIVTIPLELDVMELARPDNLNAFDIISLSSGLDLSSLFVSQDEKEDARFTTTSTVACIVSKLEDVARHSGFKLTKKERGSFKLEGCVKYELSIDVEIYEIGPSYHLVEMKKSSGNLMDYQHLLGQNIKSAFEDIVWSWLGEQQHS; from the coding sequence ATGGAGACGAAGGAGAACatattgatgaagaaatatgaagtAGGGAGGATGTTAGGTCAAGGCGCTTTCGCAAAAGTTTACCATGGTAGGAATGTTAGAACAGGACAGAGTGTGGCGATCAAGGTTAttgataaacaaaaaatagtgaaagttGAGCTCATTAATCAGATCAAACGTGAGATATCTATCATGAATATGGTAAGGCACAAAAACATAATGCATCTTGAGGAAGTAATGGCCACCAAAACCAAGATATACTTTGTGATGGAATATGCGAAAGGCGGTGAGCTTTTCAAGAGGATTATCAAAAGGCGATTTAAGGAAGAAACCGCGAGGACATACTTCCGGCAATTGATTTGTGCTGTTGATTTTTGCCACAACAGAGGCGTCTATCACCGTGATTTAAAACCCGAGAATCTTCTTCTAGACGAAGATGGGAACTTGAAGGTGTCGGATTTTGGTTTAAGTACGCTCGCAGAGTCTAAACGACAGGATGATTTACTTCACACGACGTGTGGGACTCCTGCGTATGTTTCTCCTGAGGTTATAAGCCGAAAAGGGTATGATGGGGCCAAATCCGACATCTGGTCATGCGGTGTGATACTATTTGTGATGCTCGCGGGCCATCTTCCGTTCCATTGTAGAAATCTTATGGATATGTATAGGAAGATAGCTAAAGGTATTTACAAATGCCCTACTTGGTTCTCTTCTGAAGTAAAGAGGTTGTTATCTAAGATTCTTGATCCAAATCCCAAAACTAGGATTTCCATTGCAAGAATCATGGAACATCCGTGGTTCAAGAAAGGCTTGACTCCCACACATCCGGTGGCAAACGAGGCGAACATGGATAGTATTGTTACGATACCCTTAGAACTCGATGTTATGGAGCTTGCAAGGCCGGATAATCTGAATGCATTTGACATCATTTCTCTCTCGAGCGGATTAGACTTGTCAAGTTTGTTTGTGAGTCAGGACGAGAAGGAGGATGCCCGGTTCACAACAACAAGCACGGTTGCTTGTATCGTGTCAAAGCTTGAGGATGTTGCACGCCACTCGGGGTTCAAACTGACGAAGAAGGAGCGAGGGTCGTTCAAGCTAGAGGGGTGTGTGAAATATGAATTGTCCATTGATGTAGAGATCTATGAAATTGGCCCCTCATACCATTTAGTGGAGATGAAAAAATCTAGTGGTAATTTGATGGACTATCAGCATTTGCTAggacaaaatataaaatctgcCTTTGAGGATATAGTTTGGTCATGGCTAGGTGAGCAACAACATAGCTag